The genomic DNA CAATCGGTTTGCTGACTTCAAATTGGCGCGCAATCTCGCCTTCGGACGGCAGCGCATCGCCCGGCGCAATGCGCCCGTCAAACAGAGCGGCCGCGATTTCGTCGGACACTGTGTCGGCCAGACGCAGCGGCGCTGCGCGCTGCGTATTGAAGGTCAGATTGTCTGTAGTGGCTTTCGCCATGCCAGCTCCTCGCATTTCAACCGTTTCTAGCACAGCTGCTGCCAACATAGCAACTATGTTATTTATTTGCTATGTTGAGTTGTTTGCGTTAAAACCGGCCAATCCAGATGGAGTTACAGATCAATGAGACAGCTTTTCCACCAATCCGCAGCCATTGAAATTCGTGCGGAAAAAGGGATCTGCCAATGAACGCGCCTGACATCACACCTCAGGGAATAGGCCTGATTGCACCGGATATCACCATCACCGATGTGATCGCCCATCCATTGACGCAAAAACTTCCCAAATCCACGGTGACCTCCTGGGGCACCTATGAACATGTCTCGATTGTTCTGGTGGAAATTCGCACCGATGCCGGGATTTCAGGCATCGGCGAAACTCTGGCGCGGTTTGCCCCCAAAGCCTATGCCGAACTGATCAACACCACGCTTAAGCCGCGTCTCGTCGGGCAGCCGGCGCATCAGATCAGTGCGCACTGGCAGTCCATGCGCCGGGCGCTGTCCGGCCGCAGCGGCGGCATGCTGTTTGAAGCCATAGCCGGCGTCGATATTGCGCTTTGGGACATTCTTGGCAAGGCCGCCAACATGCCGTTGTGGAAGCTGCTCGGCGGCGAAGGCCGAACCTCCATTCCGGTCTATGCCGCTTCGATCAACTGGGTGGACGACGCCCAGGCCGACGCAGAACTAGATGCCTATCTGGAAGCCGGGTTTCCCCGCATCAAAGTCAAGACCGCCAGTCCGGTCGGCGAATCCTGCCGCCGGATCGAAAGGCTGCGCCGCAGGGCTGGCGATGCGATTGAACTGTGTATCGATTCCAATTGGGCTTATGAGCTGGACGAAGCTGTTGAAGTGGCCAGAGCCCTGGAAGCTAATGGCTATTTCTGGTTTGAAGAGCCGCTTAAACCGGAAGATGAAGCCGGCTATGAGGAATTGCGCCAGCGCTGCACTGTTCCTCTGGCAGCAGGCGAAAGCAATTTCACCGTCGATCAGGCACGGCGTTTGGTGCAAAACCGCACATTGTCAGTGCTGCAGCCCGATATTGCGCGCTCCGGCGGCGTCACTGAAACGCGGCGCATGGCAGATTTCGCCCATGCCTGTGATGTTGGCTATGCCCCCCATATCGGCATGTCTGGGATTGTCTGTGAAACCGCCAGCATTCATGTCGCATCCGCCATGCCGAACCTGCGGATGATGGAATGTCACAGCGATCTCAGCCCCTTCAAGACCGAACTTGCCGATCTGGCATCCGCCAGCATGCGCCAGAAAGACGGTCAGCTGAGTGTGCCAACCGGCCCCGGCCTCGGCCTTGAGATCAATTGGGACGTGGTCGAACGATTGCGGACCCCCTAGTGAATTGCGCTGAAAAGGAGACGAGCCAGGTGATACAGGAATCCGCCGGACAGGAGCTGGAAACCACATTGCTGCGCGCCTTGCGCCTGAGTGACCCGGCAATGAGCCGGTTCGATCCGCTGCGCCGCATCATCAGTTTCGACACCTTTGCAAACGGCTATTCCGGCTGGTCTCAACTGGTCGGCAATTACGAGGACAGCCTCGACACCATGCTGCCCGGCTACGCTCAGCACACCAGCCCGATGCTGTCGACGCTGTCCCATTGGGATGCCGGCTCGCATGGCGCTGCAACCAGTTCCTATGCGCTGAAAATTGCCACCCGCCCGGTCGTCGGAGCGCAGAATGTCGCCATCAAGCGCCATACGTTCCGCAAACGCGGCCCGATCCGTTTCGAGCTTTATTTCACCTTCAAACCGGAAGCGACAGAATTGCAATTGAGCGAAACCGACGTCCGCTCGGTCGGTTTTCTGTTTGATTTGCAGGGTGGAGATCAGGACAAAACCAACGCCGAACGAGTGATGCCACATATACGCTTTCTCAATGCCGAAAACGGCCAGCACGCGCAAAAATGGCAGTTCAAGCCGCGCACCACTGACTTCACGCCGATTGGCGATGGCACCAAAACCGCAAGTCATTATCATCTGCAACCGGAAGGCTGGCTTGATTTGCCCGGCGGCGCGCAGAACCTGTGTTACAATGAAATACCCACCAAGGTGAACTGGACCTATCTGCGGTTTGATTTTGATCTTGAGGACATGAAGGCCCTGTCCTTCCAATGCAATGACCGCAATTTTGACCTTTCGGAATTTGAATCCATTCGCATCCCGGCAATGAAAAATCTGTGGTGCATGCTGAACTTTGCCCTGTTCGCCGAAACCGATGTGGCCAAACGCGCTTTCCTCTATGTCGATTCAGTCTGTATTTCGGGGGATTTCTGATGCTTCCTGAGAGCC from Pararhizobium sp. IMCC3301 includes the following:
- a CDS encoding mandelate racemase/muconate lactonizing enzyme family protein; translated protein: MNAPDITPQGIGLIAPDITITDVIAHPLTQKLPKSTVTSWGTYEHVSIVLVEIRTDAGISGIGETLARFAPKAYAELINTTLKPRLVGQPAHQISAHWQSMRRALSGRSGGMLFEAIAGVDIALWDILGKAANMPLWKLLGGEGRTSIPVYAASINWVDDAQADAELDAYLEAGFPRIKVKTASPVGESCRRIERLRRRAGDAIELCIDSNWAYELDEAVEVARALEANGYFWFEEPLKPEDEAGYEELRQRCTVPLAAGESNFTVDQARRLVQNRTLSVLQPDIARSGGVTETRRMADFAHACDVGYAPHIGMSGIVCETASIHVASAMPNLRMMECHSDLSPFKTELADLASASMRQKDGQLSVPTGPGLGLEINWDVVERLRTP
- a CDS encoding DUF6772 family protein: MSRFDPLRRIISFDTFANGYSGWSQLVGNYEDSLDTMLPGYAQHTSPMLSTLSHWDAGSHGAATSSYALKIATRPVVGAQNVAIKRHTFRKRGPIRFELYFTFKPEATELQLSETDVRSVGFLFDLQGGDQDKTNAERVMPHIRFLNAENGQHAQKWQFKPRTTDFTPIGDGTKTASHYHLQPEGWLDLPGGAQNLCYNEIPTKVNWTYLRFDFDLEDMKALSFQCNDRNFDLSEFESIRIPAMKNLWCMLNFALFAETDVAKRAFLYVDSVCISGDF